The DNA sequence GCGTGACCAACGGCCACGACCGGGTGGTGGGGATCATCACCGACGGCGATCTGCGCCGGGGGCTGGAAGGGGGCGAGGCTCTGCTCTCAAAACAGGCCCGTGAATTGATGACCCCCGACCCCAAAACCATCAACCCGGAAGCGTTGGCGGTGGAGGCGGTCAAATCCATGGAGGAGTCCCGCATCACCAGCCTTTTCGTCATGGATCAGGATAAACTGGTGGGGCTGATTCATCTCCACGATCTTTTGGCAGCGGGGTTGATGTGACACTTTTCCAATCACCGAAATCCATCAGGAGGCCCCTGTGAGCTCCCCCTGGCCTGCGACATTGCTCAACCGCGCCCGTCGAATCCGCCTGGTAGCCCTGGATGTGGATGGGGTTTTGACCGATGGCGGTCTCTATCTCAACGATGACGGAGTGCAGATGAAACGCTTTTATGTCGGCGACGGCATGGGCATTCGCCTGCTGCTGGATGCGGGCATCTCCGTCGGTTTCATCACCGCCCGCCACTCCCGCCTGGTGGAGCTGAGAGCCCGGGAATTAAATCTCTCCTTCTGTCACCAGGACGTCAAAAACAAATGGGCCCGACTCAGCCATGAAATGAAACAACAGGGTATCGACGCGGCCGATTGCGCCTATATGGGGGACGATCTGGTGGATCTCCCGGTACTCACCCGGGTGGGATTCG is a window from the Magnetococcales bacterium genome containing:
- a CDS encoding HAD hydrolase family protein; this translates as MSSPWPATLLNRARRIRLVALDVDGVLTDGGLYLNDDGVQMKRFYVGDGMGIRLLLDAGISVGFITARHSRLVELRARELNLSFCHQDVKNKWARLSHEMKQQGIDAADCAYMGDDLVDLPVLTRVGFAAAPADARPQVCSRVHWVASLGGGRGAVREMAEGILQAQGAWEAILKAMVEKR